The following proteins are co-located in the Propionispora hippei DSM 15287 genome:
- a CDS encoding HelD family protein → MTQQHSEFDLERQHLAKTIADMKQIVEELNTDIDERLQRAQKSLSLKDEISAYVHTMLRSDHSYRIHDLEAALPSPYFGRVDFREDGTPDFRSYYIGRTKVARLHIEQDEDILVFDWRDPVSTIFYECYGGRASYEVLGRYHYEGDVRVKRQYKIEDGELKSMVDNYVMEQILTRQQQAMLGDPLLTERLKAGAADKLKDIITSIQAEQNQIIRQPLQQVTIIQGVAGSGKSTIGLHRLSYLLYNERLKPERLIVIAPNRIFLDYISDLLPDIDAADVKQLVWDDLVTALTGRVFTVTANDRLEHILAGRDKKNSRLLADTAQLKGSLDFLKVLQAYVEHKLQRFCVKLADIHLFDGGLTVTAQEQLDTFMEDGKTPYNERLRSLIRHITFRVNNYVEVLEARQKQGTVADETVKRCVRERDKFLGSYFKRWQPLELLEAYRELYASKMMFKPLKDMRYDLDAIRSHSQDVLSAGLVEREDLALLAYLAFLLDGWPRAIRYDHIVVDEAQDLNAVEFDMLKRLSSNGSFTIMGDVSQGIHSYRSISSWNVLTKGVFAGDRTVYREILHSYRSAKEIIDVFNCVVPAGHSPAIPVYETGRRPVLKKMMSVSDGLQHCFDSIKEFIAGGAASVAVITKREAEAIALFEPLSAAATEADLALPVYLLAGEETLYRGGISIVPVALAKGLEFDAVVVWNASATEYPPEPLTRRLLYVALSRAMHNLHILYQGNLTPLLKDWRPQGDA, encoded by the coding sequence ATGACGCAACAACATTCCGAATTTGATCTGGAACGCCAGCATTTGGCGAAAACGATAGCCGATATGAAGCAGATTGTTGAGGAACTGAATACGGACATTGATGAACGGCTGCAGCGGGCTCAGAAGTCATTGTCGCTGAAGGATGAGATCAGCGCCTATGTGCACACGATGCTGCGCAGTGATCACTCGTACCGGATTCATGACCTGGAAGCCGCGTTGCCCAGTCCTTACTTTGGCCGGGTGGATTTCCGGGAGGACGGAACACCGGATTTTCGCAGCTACTATATTGGGCGTACCAAAGTGGCCCGCCTGCATATTGAACAGGACGAGGATATACTGGTTTTTGACTGGCGCGATCCGGTTTCCACCATTTTTTATGAATGCTATGGCGGCCGGGCCAGTTATGAAGTGCTGGGTCGCTATCATTATGAAGGTGATGTCCGGGTGAAACGGCAGTACAAAATTGAGGACGGCGAACTGAAAAGCATGGTGGATAATTATGTCATGGAACAGATCTTGACGCGCCAGCAGCAGGCAATGCTTGGCGATCCTCTGTTAACGGAGCGGCTGAAAGCCGGTGCGGCGGATAAATTGAAAGACATTATCACCTCTATTCAGGCCGAACAGAATCAGATTATCCGGCAGCCGCTGCAGCAGGTTACCATCATTCAGGGGGTGGCCGGCTCGGGCAAAAGCACCATCGGGCTGCACCGCTTATCCTACTTGCTATACAATGAAAGGCTGAAGCCTGAACGGCTGATTGTCATTGCACCTAACCGGATTTTTTTGGACTATATATCGGATTTGCTGCCGGACATTGATGCGGCCGATGTAAAACAACTGGTCTGGGATGATCTGGTTACCGCCCTTACCGGCCGGGTCTTTACCGTTACCGCTAACGACCGGCTGGAACATATACTGGCCGGCCGGGACAAAAAAAACAGCCGACTGCTGGCCGATACTGCACAACTCAAGGGCTCCCTGGATTTTTTAAAAGTGTTGCAGGCTTATGTGGAGCATAAACTGCAGCGATTTTGTGTTAAGCTGGCAGATATTCATTTGTTTGACGGCGGTTTGACCGTTACCGCTCAGGAGCAGTTGGATACCTTCATGGAGGACGGCAAAACGCCGTATAATGAGCGCCTGCGTTCGCTGATCCGGCATATTACCTTCCGGGTGAACAATTATGTGGAGGTGTTGGAGGCCAGGCAGAAGCAGGGGACGGTAGCTGACGAAACGGTTAAGCGATGTGTCCGGGAAAGAGATAAATTTTTGGGCAGCTATTTTAAACGTTGGCAGCCGCTGGAATTGCTGGAAGCCTATCGTGAACTGTATGCCAGCAAAATGATGTTCAAGCCGCTGAAAGATATGCGGTATGATCTGGACGCTATTCGCAGTCATTCGCAGGATGTACTGTCCGCCGGTCTGGTAGAGCGGGAGGATTTGGCGTTGCTGGCCTATCTGGCCTTTTTGCTGGACGGGTGGCCCCGGGCGATCCGCTACGATCATATTGTTGTCGATGAGGCGCAGGATTTGAATGCCGTGGAATTTGACATGTTAAAACGATTGTCCAGCAACGGCTCGTTTACTATTATGGGGGATGTGTCCCAGGGGATTCATTCGTACCGGAGCATCAGCAGTTGGAATGTGTTGACCAAGGGGGTCTTTGCCGGTGACCGGACGGTGTACCGGGAGATTCTGCACAGTTACCGTTCGGCTAAGGAAATTATTGATGTGTTTAACTGTGTGGTGCCTGCCGGTCATTCCCCGGCCATTCCGGTCTATGAGACCGGCCGCAGGCCAGTATTGAAAAAAATGATGTCTGTCAGCGATGGCTTGCAGCACTGTTTTGACAGCATCAAAGAATTTATTGCCGGCGGTGCTGCTTCAGTGGCCGTTATTACCAAACGGGAGGCTGAAGCCATCGCGCTTTTTGAGCCGTTGTCAGCCGCCGCGACCGAAGCCGACCTTGCGCTGCCGGTCTATCTGCTGGCTGGAGAGGAAACCCTGTACCGGGGTGGCATTTCGATAGTTCCCGTGGCGTTGGCCAAAGGGCTGGAATTTGACGCCGTAGTGGTCTGGAACGCCTCGGCCACCGAATATCCACCGGAACCGTTGACGCGGCGCCTGCTCTATGTGGCCTTGTCCCGGGCGATGCATAACCTGCATATTCTGTATCAGGGAAACCTGACGCCGCTCCTCAAAGACTGGCGGCCGCAAGGGGATGCGTGA
- a CDS encoding sigma 54-interacting transcriptional regulator produces MKEKLRRLVQSEDSKNPLTDTELAAQLGIRREEVTIIRNQLGILDSRERRKAGLLKQIETFLKQEPDIGMVDLTRLVNQAGYAVARCTVSKYAEEVRLQDQPVMNSPANIPSVQTEAPEEDAFAKLVGYNRSLKSLVQLAKAAVLYPPHGLHTIITGPTGVGKSELAECMYEFAVASGTFMKDSPFIVFNAADYAENQQLLLSQLFGHVKGAFTGADTDKAGLVEKANGGVLFIDEIHRLPHEGQEILFQLIDKGKVRRLGETKLSLPIRVMLISATSEPLDSYLLTTFKRRIPMVIGIPDLSSRPLGERYHIINNFFVSEARRIGAPILVNADVYKALMLYKCHGNLGQLRSDIQVACARGLLNRLKMSRESVWIGISEVPEYVMQGLIDIRNYRSKVDTYVKGDVEISPDSNINQLRPNDSLYHFPEGIYRYMEERYLALLAEGLAVETINRIVGGEVEKKIQQYIKNMKTDSGDLDVRELTSVVGKQIVSLTEEIIAIASEKMGVLDGNLLFSLAIHLKATISRLKEGKKIQNNNLAEIARNYSRELAVARDIARYLEQTYGIILPEEELGFMAIYLNSGYRNELYALPKVGVLLLAHGRVASAVAEVVSKLLGVMKHVRALDMSLEKTPQETLNEAIRLVKEMDEGKGVILLADMGSLAYFGEFITKETGIETRTLTRLDTVLAIEVARRTNLPDLGLDDVLSSIRNELPCNLEPEVLAGELSDSKPVILAICVTGSGTARLIKDRLTEALPESGTDFTIETRGIVEFPRIDLEIDRIKQRRKIIAIVGTINPHSKGIPFFNAREIVAAAGLKTFKEFISSHKYRGPGELTAGSAVGELLAEENIHIKLPYTNKQEVITFLAKHLIKSKAVEAEYLTDVFQRETVFPTELDGGVAIPHADETHVLRSAISIATLAEPIQWVNKQVNIVVMLAVDKHCFTALSSILGCVIKEDFKKIARLDTAKAIKEAIVHACT; encoded by the coding sequence ATGAAAGAAAAGCTACGAAGGCTAGTACAAAGCGAGGATAGCAAGAATCCGCTGACTGATACGGAGCTTGCCGCCCAATTGGGCATTCGCCGGGAAGAAGTTACCATTATCAGAAATCAGCTGGGAATTTTAGATTCCCGGGAAAGGAGGAAGGCCGGGTTATTAAAACAGATTGAAACGTTTTTAAAACAAGAGCCGGACATCGGCATGGTGGATTTAACGAGACTGGTAAATCAGGCAGGGTATGCTGTGGCACGCTGCACTGTAAGCAAATATGCCGAGGAGGTAAGGCTGCAGGACCAGCCGGTCATGAACAGCCCTGCAAATATCCCGTCAGTACAGACGGAAGCGCCGGAAGAAGATGCTTTCGCCAAGCTGGTGGGGTATAACCGCAGTCTAAAATCACTGGTTCAACTGGCTAAGGCCGCTGTTTTATATCCGCCCCATGGTCTGCATACCATCATCACCGGGCCAACCGGCGTGGGGAAAAGCGAGCTTGCGGAATGCATGTACGAGTTTGCTGTGGCATCAGGAACCTTTATGAAAGACTCTCCCTTTATTGTTTTTAACGCGGCCGATTATGCGGAAAACCAGCAGTTGTTACTGTCCCAGTTGTTCGGCCACGTCAAAGGTGCTTTTACCGGTGCCGACACGGATAAAGCCGGTTTGGTGGAAAAGGCCAATGGCGGCGTACTCTTCATTGATGAAATTCACCGGCTGCCACACGAAGGGCAGGAAATTTTGTTTCAGCTTATCGATAAAGGCAAGGTACGGCGTCTGGGGGAAACCAAATTATCGCTGCCCATCCGGGTGATGCTGATCAGTGCCACCTCGGAGCCACTGGACTCCTATTTGTTGACTACGTTTAAGCGAAGAATCCCCATGGTGATTGGAATACCCGATCTTAGCTCGCGCCCGCTGGGCGAGCGGTATCACATTATTAATAATTTTTTCGTCAGTGAGGCACGACGGATTGGCGCTCCTATTCTGGTTAATGCCGATGTCTATAAGGCGCTGATGTTGTATAAATGTCATGGCAATCTGGGACAACTGCGCAGCGATATACAGGTAGCCTGTGCCAGAGGGCTTCTAAACCGGCTGAAGATGAGCCGGGAATCGGTCTGGATCGGTATTTCCGAGGTTCCCGAATATGTCATGCAAGGTCTCATTGATATTCGCAACTATCGCAGCAAAGTCGACACCTATGTCAAGGGTGACGTTGAAATTTCGCCTGATTCAAATATTAACCAGTTGCGGCCCAATGACAGTTTGTATCATTTTCCCGAGGGCATTTACCGGTATATGGAGGAACGTTATTTGGCTCTGCTGGCGGAAGGGCTGGCTGTGGAAACCATAAACCGGATTGTTGGCGGCGAAGTGGAAAAGAAGATTCAGCAATATATCAAGAATATGAAAACGGACAGTGGTGATTTGGACGTTAGAGAGCTGACCTCGGTTGTAGGCAAGCAAATTGTTTCTTTGACGGAAGAAATCATCGCGATTGCCTCGGAAAAAATGGGCGTTCTGGACGGAAATTTGCTGTTCAGTCTGGCTATCCACCTGAAAGCAACTATTAGCAGGCTGAAAGAAGGCAAGAAAATCCAGAATAATAATTTGGCTGAAATTGCCCGGAACTATTCCCGGGAATTGGCGGTAGCCCGGGACATTGCTCGGTATCTGGAGCAAACCTATGGTATCATCCTGCCGGAGGAAGAACTGGGCTTTATGGCTATTTATCTGAATTCGGGATATCGCAACGAACTGTATGCGCTGCCGAAAGTCGGTGTTTTGCTGCTGGCTCATGGCCGGGTAGCCAGTGCGGTGGCGGAAGTTGTGAGTAAGCTGCTGGGAGTTATGAAACATGTTCGAGCTTTGGATATGTCCCTGGAGAAAACTCCGCAGGAAACTTTGAATGAAGCCATTCGGCTGGTAAAAGAAATGGATGAAGGAAAGGGTGTTATTCTGCTTGCTGATATGGGATCACTGGCCTATTTTGGCGAGTTCATCACCAAAGAGACCGGGATTGAGACAAGAACGCTGACAAGATTGGATACCGTACTGGCCATTGAGGTAGCACGGCGAACGAATCTGCCGGACTTGGGGCTGGATGATGTTTTGTCTTCTATTCGCAATGAACTGCCTTGCAATCTGGAACCGGAAGTCCTTGCCGGAGAATTGAGCGACAGCAAGCCGGTGATTTTGGCGATTTGTGTTACCGGCAGCGGCACAGCCAGACTGATAAAAGACCGGTTAACAGAGGCGCTGCCGGAAAGCGGGACGGATTTTACCATTGAAACGAGAGGCATTGTTGAATTTCCCAGGATTGATCTGGAAATCGACCGGATTAAGCAAAGAAGAAAGATCATTGCCATTGTTGGTACGATCAATCCGCATAGTAAGGGAATCCCCTTTTTTAATGCCCGGGAAATCGTAGCGGCAGCCGGCCTAAAAACCTTCAAAGAATTTATTAGCTCTCACAAGTACCGAGGGCCGGGGGAACTGACCGCGGGCTCGGCGGTGGGCGAGCTGCTGGCCGAAGAGAATATACACATCAAACTGCCGTACACCAATAAACAAGAGGTTATTACCTTTTTAGCCAAGCATCTGATCAAAAGTAAAGCGGTGGAAGCGGAGTATTTGACCGATGTCTTTCAGCGGGAAACGGTATTTCCCACCGAACTGGATGGTGGTGTGGCGATTCCTCACGCTGATGAGACTCATGTCCTCCGGTCAGCTATTTCCATTGCGACACTGGCAGAACCGATCCAGTGGGTAAACAAGCAGGTAAACATAGTCGTTATGCTTGCCGTGGATAAACATTGCTTTACTGCACTAAGCTCCATTCTGGGGTGTGTCATAAAAGAGGATTTTAAAAAAATTGCCCGGCTGGACACCGCCAAGGCGATAAAGGAGGCTATCGTACATGCCTGTACGTAA
- a CDS encoding PTS sugar transporter subunit IIA, translating to MPVRNTFDRELVFREDGINDKNEILRYIATRMYELQYVKETYIQAVIDREKTFPTGLQTEAFGVAIPHSDTIHVHKPVIAVCILAQPVIFQVMGSGGGEEVPVSFIFMLAIDDPNKHIEMLNKLSILFQNKNIMLDLLETKTGELYQKLNYYINH from the coding sequence ATGCCTGTACGTAACACATTTGACCGGGAACTTGTTTTCCGGGAGGATGGAATAAACGATAAGAATGAAATCTTGCGGTATATTGCCACAAGAATGTACGAATTACAGTATGTGAAAGAAACCTATATCCAGGCGGTCATCGACCGGGAAAAAACATTTCCCACCGGCTTACAGACCGAAGCCTTTGGTGTGGCAATCCCTCACTCGGATACCATCCATGTACATAAGCCGGTGATTGCGGTTTGCATTCTGGCCCAGCCCGTGATATTTCAGGTCATGGGGTCAGGTGGCGGCGAAGAGGTGCCGGTCAGTTTTATCTTCATGCTTGCCATTGACGATCCCAATAAGCATATTGAAATGCTGAACAAGCTGTCCATTTTGTTTCAGAATAAAAATATTATGCTGGACCTGCTGGAGACAAAAACCGGTGAGCTGTATCAAAAGCTAAATTATTATATTAACCATTAG
- a CDS encoding PTS sugar transporter subunit IIB — protein sequence MLKRKALVACGCGVASSTIVAKKVEDYCHDREIKVEWRICKAAEIPSLADMMKPDVIVSITAVPELGNGIPVFDGKPFLTGIGVDKRLEEIYQAIKA from the coding sequence ATGTTGAAAAGAAAAGCTTTGGTGGCCTGCGGTTGTGGCGTGGCTTCATCGACGATTGTGGCTAAGAAAGTAGAGGATTATTGCCATGACAGAGAGATTAAGGTGGAGTGGCGGATTTGCAAAGCGGCTGAAATCCCTTCGCTGGCGGATATGATGAAGCCCGATGTCATTGTCTCGATTACGGCGGTTCCCGAGCTGGGCAACGGTATACCGGTATTTGACGGTAAGCCCTTTTTAACGGGAATCGGTGTAGATAAACGGTTAGAGGAGATTTATCAGGCGATAAAAGCATAA
- a CDS encoding PTS galactitol transporter subunit IIC, protein MDAIATVFEFFLSLGAAVFLPILISIFAIVLGQKPGRAIRSGITIGIGFIAINAILGIFMDNLGPAAEAMVKRFGVNLTVLDAGWPATASIAFASKIGAFIIPLGITINAIMLVTKMTNVVDVDIFNYWHFTFVGAMVYGSTNNLILGYAAAGAALIVGLKSGDFTARYFQKYYGYEGVSIPHILSNGFAIIGWPINKLIDMIPGVKDIKADPGTISTKFGVLGEPIVIGIFLGAGIGVLAGYDFAKIAHLAIVMSAVMMVLPRMVGILMEGLLPVSDAAKEFFSRKYSDREFTIGMDSAIAVGDPAVIASSLLLVPIAIGLAIILPGNKVLPFGDLATIPFMICMVNIFTRGNVFRNVLIGSVLTVFALYSGTLNAETHTVMAISSGFQMPAGTSTLSSFVGSTNPITLVIWKLFSLFG, encoded by the coding sequence ATGGACGCGATTGCAACTGTTTTTGAGTTTTTTCTCAGTCTGGGCGCGGCGGTCTTCTTACCTATATTAATCAGTATTTTTGCGATTGTTCTGGGGCAGAAACCGGGGCGGGCCATTCGCAGCGGCATCACCATCGGAATTGGTTTTATTGCGATCAACGCGATCCTTGGCATTTTTATGGATAATCTGGGGCCGGCAGCCGAAGCCATGGTCAAACGGTTTGGGGTGAACCTGACCGTCCTCGACGCCGGTTGGCCGGCAACCGCCAGTATTGCCTTTGCCTCTAAGATCGGGGCCTTTATTATCCCTTTGGGTATAACGATTAACGCCATCATGCTTGTCACCAAAATGACCAACGTCGTCGATGTGGATATTTTTAACTATTGGCACTTTACCTTTGTCGGGGCTATGGTGTATGGCAGCACCAATAACCTGATCTTAGGTTATGCCGCAGCGGGAGCGGCATTAATCGTCGGCTTGAAAAGCGGCGATTTTACCGCCCGTTATTTCCAGAAGTATTACGGATACGAAGGCGTGTCTATTCCCCATATCCTGTCTAACGGGTTTGCGATTATCGGCTGGCCGATTAATAAGCTTATTGACATGATTCCCGGAGTTAAAGATATTAAAGCCGATCCCGGAACTATTTCCACGAAATTCGGTGTCTTAGGTGAACCGATCGTCATCGGGATTTTTCTCGGGGCGGGTATCGGCGTATTGGCAGGCTACGATTTTGCCAAAATCGCCCATTTGGCTATCGTTATGTCAGCCGTCATGATGGTGCTGCCCCGGATGGTGGGCATCCTGATGGAAGGACTGTTGCCCGTTTCCGATGCGGCCAAGGAATTTTTCTCCCGGAAATATTCGGACCGGGAATTTACCATCGGGATGGATTCGGCCATTGCCGTCGGTGATCCGGCTGTTATCGCCTCTTCGCTGCTGTTGGTGCCCATCGCGATTGGTCTTGCTATTATCCTGCCGGGCAACAAGGTGCTGCCCTTTGGTGACTTGGCGACTATTCCCTTTATGATTTGCATGGTCAATATCTTTACCCGCGGCAATGTATTCAGAAATGTATTGATTGGTTCGGTCTTGACGGTATTTGCTTTATACAGCGGGACGCTTAACGCCGAAACCCATACGGTGATGGCCATTTCGTCAGGCTTCCAGATGCCGGCGGGGACGTCCACCTTATCCAGCTTTGTCGGTTCCACCAATCCGATTACACTGGTTATTTGGAAGCTATTCAGTCTGTTCGGCTAA
- a CDS encoding L-ribulose-5-phosphate 3-epimerase: MNIVKSTPLGIYEKALPGLPDWYATFGLIAECGYDFLELSVDESEERIERLYWGRQQKKAFSDASIATETPVLSMCLSAHRKYPLGSDSAAVRQKGLDLLARAIQLSVDTGIRVIQLAGYDVYYEAGNEKTRQLYEDSMNQALTWAGKANVTLAIENMDHPFLNSVTKIMQYVERYQSPMLQVYPDIGNLTAWKFNVREELKQGASHIVGIHVKDTVEQVFRRIDFGQGTVDFSQAFKALHDMNYQGPFVIEMWSDHAADSKGKIIRAREWVQARLKQAGYTVAERRN; the protein is encoded by the coding sequence ATGAATATAGTGAAAAGCACTCCTTTGGGAATCTATGAAAAGGCATTGCCCGGGCTGCCTGATTGGTATGCGACGTTTGGGCTGATAGCTGAGTGCGGCTATGACTTTCTGGAATTATCGGTGGATGAAAGTGAAGAACGTATAGAACGTCTGTATTGGGGCCGGCAACAAAAAAAGGCATTTTCGGATGCCAGTATTGCAACAGAAACACCGGTTTTAAGTATGTGCCTAAGCGCGCACCGCAAGTATCCGCTGGGCAGTGATTCGGCAGCCGTACGGCAAAAAGGACTGGACCTGCTGGCAAGAGCGATTCAGCTTTCCGTGGATACCGGTATCCGGGTCATTCAATTAGCCGGCTATGATGTGTACTATGAAGCGGGTAATGAAAAAACCAGACAGTTATATGAGGACAGCATGAATCAGGCGCTGACCTGGGCCGGGAAAGCCAATGTCACGCTAGCCATCGAAAATATGGACCATCCTTTTTTGAATTCGGTGACGAAAATCATGCAGTATGTGGAGCGCTATCAGTCACCGATGCTGCAGGTATATCCCGATATCGGCAATCTTACCGCCTGGAAATTTAATGTCAGGGAAGAGCTAAAGCAAGGGGCCAGCCATATCGTAGGTATTCATGTTAAAGATACGGTAGAACAGGTTTTTCGCCGTATCGACTTTGGCCAAGGGACGGTGGATTTTTCACAAGCTTTTAAAGCTTTGCATGATATGAATTATCAGGGACCTTTCGTGATCGAAATGTGGTCTGATCATGCAGCGGACAGTAAGGGAAAAATTATCCGGGCCAGAGAATGGGTTCAGGCCAGGCTGAAACAGGCCGGCTATACAGTTGCTGAGAGGAGGAACTAA
- a CDS encoding class II aldolase/adducin family protein codes for MLLEQLRKEVLAASLDLLKYGLVTLTGGNVSGRDEETGYIAITPSGMSYETLSPEDIVIIDGSGKVIEGKWKPSVDTPDHLYIYGKRQDVFSIIHTHSTYACSFAMLQQEIPCATTTLANEVGGAVPVARYAPVASGLIGPHVVEALGDKSGCLLANHGVITVGTSVRHALTAAVMLEDNAKSYLFAKHIGNPVLLEAAEIQKARDVFTYLYGQK; via the coding sequence ATGTTATTGGAACAGTTGCGCAAAGAGGTGTTGGCTGCTTCACTGGATTTATTAAAATACGGGCTGGTTACTTTAACCGGGGGTAATGTAAGCGGGCGGGACGAGGAGACCGGTTATATCGCCATTACGCCAAGCGGTATGTCTTACGAAACCTTGTCGCCGGAGGATATCGTTATTATTGACGGAAGTGGCAAGGTTATTGAAGGAAAGTGGAAGCCGTCGGTTGATACCCCGGATCATCTATATATTTACGGAAAACGGCAGGATGTTTTCAGCATCATCCATACCCATTCCACCTATGCCTGTTCGTTTGCCATGCTGCAGCAGGAAATTCCCTGCGCGACGACTACTTTGGCCAATGAGGTGGGCGGCGCCGTGCCGGTGGCCCGGTACGCGCCGGTGGCCTCCGGCCTGATCGGCCCGCATGTGGTGGAAGCTCTCGGCGACAAAAGCGGCTGTCTGCTGGCAAACCATGGTGTTATTACGGTAGGGACCTCGGTACGGCACGCTTTAACCGCTGCAGTGATGCTGGAGGATAATGCGAAGTCTTACCTCTTTGCCAAACATATTGGCAATCCGGTGCTGCTGGAAGCGGCAGAAATACAAAAGGCCCGTGATGTCTTCACCTATTTGTACGGGCAGAAATAG
- a CDS encoding zinc-ribbon domain containing protein produces the protein MAQDKTLSCRDCGSDFVFTASEQDFYAEKGFTNEPGRCPSCRAARKQQNNRGGFGGRQQREMHDAVCASCGVETQVPFRPSNDRPVYCRDCFSQNNSRY, from the coding sequence ATGGCTCAAGACAAAACTTTATCCTGCCGCGACTGTGGCTCTGACTTCGTATTCACCGCTTCGGAACAAGATTTCTATGCGGAAAAAGGATTCACCAACGAACCGGGTCGTTGCCCAAGCTGCCGTGCAGCCCGTAAGCAACAAAACAACCGTGGTGGCTTTGGCGGCCGTCAACAACGCGAAATGCATGACGCAGTTTGCGCATCTTGCGGTGTAGAAACTCAGGTTCCTTTCCGTCCGAGCAATGACCGTCCGGTTTATTGCAGAGACTGCTTCAGCCAAAACAATTCTCGCTACTAA
- a CDS encoding nucleoside/nucleotide kinase family protein, protein MEVHKAAVAELAAQVIEAYRKRGSERFLLGITGIPAAGKSTLAANLTKAINRQVVRDMAVVVPMDGFHYHNDILRRKNLLPLKGIPETFDGEGFVALVKRLAGEPEAIIGCPSYDRRLHDPVPDGIRVVPGHKIIVIEGNYLLLDSKPWCELAPLLHEVWFIDTPPNVTRGRLIRRHSRSGRTVAEAVRKIESTDRPNAELIKKSRSRANKVIMLRE, encoded by the coding sequence ATGGAAGTACATAAGGCTGCTGTGGCGGAATTGGCCGCTCAGGTGATTGAAGCCTACCGGAAGCGAGGAAGTGAGCGCTTTTTGCTGGGGATTACCGGCATACCTGCCGCCGGCAAAAGCACGCTGGCCGCTAACCTGACAAAAGCAATCAACCGGCAGGTAGTTCGGGATATGGCGGTTGTTGTTCCGATGGACGGCTTTCACTATCATAATGATATATTGCGAAGAAAGAATCTGTTGCCATTGAAAGGAATACCGGAAACCTTTGACGGGGAAGGGTTTGTGGCGTTGGTAAAACGGCTGGCCGGGGAACCGGAGGCGATCATCGGCTGCCCTTCTTACGATCGCCGGCTGCATGATCCCGTACCTGACGGGATTCGCGTGGTGCCAGGGCATAAAATCATTGTTATTGAGGGAAATTATTTGCTGCTTGATAGTAAGCCTTGGTGCGAACTGGCGCCCTTGCTTCATGAAGTATGGTTCATTGACACGCCGCCGAACGTTACCCGCGGCCGCTTGATCAGGCGTCATTCCCGATCGGGACGGACAGTGGCTGAAGCGGTGCGGAAGATAGAATCCACCGACAGACCGAATGCGGAACTGATAAAAAAGAGCCGCAGCCGTGCCAACAAGGTGATCATGCTGAGGGAATAG
- a CDS encoding carbohydrate kinase family protein, producing MEIQKIDVVGLGASTLDMFTVVERFPETREVQKAGDMLLDGGGPVATALVTLAKLGASTAMIDHVGNDWAGSLILDDFIKNRVNSDFITRFPEQSSTVANILVHQATGNRAILFHPGSAPEVGAEEDYTALIKEAKILHINGRYLAACRTAITSAKASGVLVSFDGGANRYHPGMRELVQQSDICIVARDFAFHYTGEAEPVDAVVKLLNEGPDIVGVTDGAHGSWIARRGGQLFHQPAFMVEVTDTTGCGDSYHGAFLFGLLNEMPLKEAAEFASAVAAINARTLGGRAGLPSLEQVRIFLAEYR from the coding sequence ATGGAAATACAAAAGATAGATGTTGTAGGATTAGGTGCGTCAACACTGGATATGTTTACTGTGGTGGAACGTTTTCCCGAGACCCGGGAAGTGCAGAAAGCAGGCGACATGCTGTTGGACGGCGGCGGTCCGGTGGCGACGGCCCTGGTAACGTTAGCCAAACTGGGGGCGTCAACGGCGATGATCGATCACGTAGGAAACGATTGGGCTGGTTCGCTTATTCTTGACGACTTTATTAAGAACCGGGTCAATAGCGATTTCATCACCCGGTTTCCCGAGCAGTCTTCGACGGTTGCCAATATCCTGGTTCACCAGGCTACCGGTAACCGGGCTATTTTGTTTCATCCCGGCTCGGCACCGGAGGTTGGTGCCGAAGAAGACTATACGGCGCTAATTAAGGAGGCCAAAATCCTTCATATCAATGGCCGTTATTTGGCGGCCTGCCGGACAGCCATTACGTCGGCCAAAGCCTCCGGTGTGCTTGTTTCGTTTGACGGTGGCGCAAACCGCTATCATCCCGGCATGCGTGAATTGGTACAACAGAGTGATATCTGTATTGTCGCCAGGGATTTCGCCTTTCATTATACCGGGGAGGCGGAACCGGTGGACGCTGTGGTTAAACTGCTCAATGAAGGCCCTGATATTGTGGGGGTTACCGATGGTGCTCATGGCAGTTGGATTGCCCGCCGGGGCGGTCAGCTATTTCATCAGCCGGCGTTTATGGTCGAGGTGACCGATACGACCGGTTGTGGTGACAGCTATCACGGTGCCTTTTTGTTCGGGCTGTTGAACGAAATGCCTTTAAAGGAGGCGGCCGAGTTTGCCAGTGCCGTGGCGGCGATTAATGCCCGTACACTGGGCGGCAGGGCAGGGCTGCCTTCGCTGGAGCAGGTGCGAATTTTTTTGGCGGAGTATCGTTAA